From the Borrelia puertoricensis genome, one window contains:
- a CDS encoding 30S ribosomal protein S1, with the protein MENQEDLQENYLKVLAKVELGSSVSGVVINVMKDYVLVDIGYKSEGFIRIDEFETIPSIGDKLDAIVTKVGGELGLVLSVAKLDSLNLQDKIDEYISNRKVLKGKILVELSSGYKVQINENVIGFMPSYLSSKFRDEKLKRGLVVEFYVIQADKTDGLRLILDRRTLEREREFLKKKELVSSYNEGDIVDGVVERITDYSAIIKVKNLVLGILHKRNIAFNRVENIEDFIRVGDKLRLKIIKLNVNSVKMELSLKALKTNPWDSIESKYKVESIVKGKVVKILPFGAVVELDSEISGFIHISNFSWVRVIKSPQELVKVGQIVEVKILEIDKENQKISLGIKQVNENPWNNLVQRCAVGKVVQGVVKNITKTGAFVSIEEGIDAYISKFDISWIDEVNPEEYFKLGSSISGKVIEFDAKKQNIKLGIKQLEENPWDDFSKSYKKGDTLEVEIVEKKSKGVQVRVYGKIMGFISKIQLGDTKESSLETFENLNIGDKLKVIITNIDFKNRLVLLSYRAYKEQKSSEEISSYLFKEDDEESYKPFANLLKRNANV; encoded by the coding sequence ATGGAAAATCAAGAAGATTTACAAGAAAATTATCTAAAGGTTCTTGCAAAAGTAGAACTAGGTAGTAGTGTTTCTGGTGTTGTTATAAATGTCATGAAAGATTATGTGCTTGTAGATATTGGTTATAAGTCTGAAGGTTTTATTAGAATCGATGAATTTGAAACCATTCCAAGTATTGGAGATAAGCTTGATGCAATAGTTACAAAAGTAGGAGGAGAATTAGGGTTAGTTCTTAGTGTTGCAAAGCTTGATTCTCTAAATTTGCAAGATAAGATCGATGAGTATATTTCGAATAGAAAGGTACTTAAAGGCAAGATTTTAGTTGAACTTTCAAGTGGTTATAAAGTTCAGATTAATGAAAATGTTATTGGATTTATGCCATCTTATTTGAGTTCTAAATTTAGAGATGAAAAATTAAAAAGAGGTTTAGTGGTTGAGTTTTATGTTATTCAGGCAGATAAAACGGATGGCCTTAGGCTTATTCTTGATAGACGAACTTTGGAGAGAGAGAGAGAGTTTTTAAAGAAAAAAGAACTTGTTAGTTCTTATAATGAGGGGGATATAGTTGATGGTGTTGTTGAGAGAATTACAGATTATAGTGCTATTATAAAGGTTAAAAATCTTGTTTTAGGAATATTGCATAAAAGGAATATTGCATTTAATCGTGTTGAGAATATTGAAGATTTTATTCGTGTTGGTGATAAGTTAAGATTGAAAATCATTAAATTAAATGTAAATTCAGTAAAGATGGAGTTATCTCTTAAGGCGTTGAAGACAAATCCTTGGGATTCTATTGAGTCTAAATATAAGGTTGAAAGTATTGTAAAGGGCAAAGTTGTCAAAATATTACCTTTTGGTGCTGTAGTTGAGCTTGATAGTGAGATATCAGGATTTATTCATATAAGTAATTTTTCTTGGGTAAGGGTTATAAAAAGTCCTCAGGAATTAGTTAAAGTTGGTCAAATCGTAGAAGTTAAGATTTTGGAGATAGACAAGGAAAATCAAAAAATATCTTTAGGTATTAAGCAAGTTAATGAAAATCCATGGAATAATTTGGTTCAAAGGTGTGCTGTTGGTAAAGTTGTTCAGGGGGTTGTTAAAAATATTACAAAGACGGGAGCTTTTGTGAGCATTGAAGAAGGTATAGACGCATATATTAGTAAATTTGATATTTCTTGGATTGACGAAGTTAATCCTGAGGAATACTTTAAATTAGGAAGTTCAATTAGTGGGAAAGTAATTGAATTTGATGCAAAGAAGCAAAATATTAAGTTAGGAATTAAACAGTTGGAAGAGAATCCTTGGGATGATTTTTCTAAGAGCTATAAGAAAGGTGATACTCTTGAAGTTGAAATTGTGGAGAAGAAGTCAAAGGGAGTTCAGGTAAGAGTTTATGGTAAAATAATGGGATTTATTAGTAAAATACAACTTGGAGATACAAAAGAGTCCAGTTTGGAGACTTTTGAAAATTTGAATATTGGAGACAAACTTAAAGTTATAATCACCAATATTGATTTTAAAAACAGATTAGTTTTGCTTTCTTATAGGGCGTATAAAGAGCAAAAATCAAGCGAAGAAATTTCTTCTTATTTGTTTAAGGAAGATGATGAAGAATCTTATAAACCATTTGCAAATCTGTTAAAGAGGAATGCTAATGTTTAA
- a CDS encoding tetratricopeptide repeat protein: MSSEKIAELIKDIYLSFRKGDFKTALMKSEEAHSFDFDNIEILTALKSSVYWNGQVESLDRIDKDYEKAEFLIREWNNFARKYLKKMNFDFIQGRNSIKYFVFQLCLEIYKNIYNLQPENLDILIKIAKSYKGMGNYERAITVFLQILGDAKDNADVVAELADSYALIDEIKESKVLFREAFFINPQKIDIDALESEMILKLIEAIKSDRNISDTLVKEWIPVYGALNGVFNIKRELRPIELGHLKQSVYSLRNELKEKSYRSINESILLPRLINKYFWLIDHYVRIKEDRVRIDEILSYIKEIDIGIYQQYVN; encoded by the coding sequence GTGTCATCAGAAAAAATCGCGGAATTAATCAAAGATATTTATTTAAGCTTCAGAAAAGGTGATTTTAAGACAGCTTTAATGAAATCAGAAGAAGCACATTCTTTTGATTTTGATAATATTGAGATTTTAACTGCTTTAAAAAGTTCTGTGTATTGGAATGGTCAAGTTGAGAGTCTTGATCGAATAGATAAAGACTATGAGAAAGCTGAGTTTTTAATAAGAGAATGGAATAATTTTGCTAGAAAATATTTAAAAAAGATGAATTTTGATTTTATTCAAGGTCGTAACTCAATTAAGTATTTTGTATTTCAATTGTGCTTAGAGATATATAAAAATATATATAATTTACAGCCAGAGAACTTAGATATTTTAATAAAAATTGCTAAGTCTTACAAGGGAATGGGTAATTATGAGCGAGCCATAACTGTTTTTTTGCAGATTTTAGGAGATGCAAAAGATAATGCAGATGTAGTTGCTGAACTTGCTGATTCTTATGCCCTTATTGATGAGATTAAGGAGTCTAAGGTATTATTTAGAGAGGCTTTTTTTATTAATCCCCAAAAGATAGATATAGATGCTCTTGAATCTGAGATGATACTTAAATTAATAGAAGCTATTAAGAGTGATAGAAATATTTCTGATACTCTTGTTAAGGAGTGGATACCTGTTTATGGAGCACTAAATGGTGTTTTTAATATAAAAAGAGAATTAAGACCTATTGAACTTGGTCATTTAAAGCAGTCTGTTTATAGTTTGCGTAATGAGCTTAAGGAGAAGTCTTATAGATCAATAAATGAGAGTATATTACTTCCAAGGCTTATTAATAAATATTTTTGGCTTATTGATCATTATGTAAGGATAAAAGAAGATCGTGTTCGGATTGATGAAATTTTATCTTATATTAAGGAAATAGATATAGGAATATATCAGCAATATGTTAATTAG
- a CDS encoding pseudouridine synthase, which translates to MTNTNSKGLRVHVFLAEKGVGSRRFCEDLIRKNSVRINNTLAKLGDKVFLGDRVECRKQVFVFRDCKVENKIYIALHKPKNYLCSNFDPEGRQLAISLVQPLFKERLFSIGRLDFKSSGILLFTNDGQFANNIVHPRSKVEKEYIVESKRAVNENLLINFKHGIKIGREIFKLKSYVMLSNTSVKLVLTEGKNREIRKVFLSKNIFLKKIHRIRIGNIKLDDLKEGQIKVLSLAKINKFKTQILGEY; encoded by the coding sequence TTGACGAATACAAACAGCAAAGGGCTTAGAGTTCATGTTTTTTTGGCAGAGAAAGGTGTGGGCTCTAGGAGATTTTGTGAAGATCTTATAAGAAAGAATTCTGTTAGAATAAACAATACCCTTGCAAAGCTTGGAGATAAGGTGTTCTTAGGCGATAGAGTGGAGTGTAGAAAACAAGTATTTGTTTTTAGGGATTGTAAAGTTGAAAATAAGATTTATATAGCCCTTCATAAGCCTAAAAATTACTTGTGTTCTAATTTTGATCCAGAGGGGAGACAGTTGGCAATATCTTTAGTTCAGCCTTTGTTTAAAGAACGTTTATTTTCAATTGGTAGACTTGATTTTAAGAGTTCTGGGATTTTACTTTTTACTAATGATGGTCAGTTTGCAAATAATATTGTTCATCCAAGGAGTAAGGTTGAAAAAGAATATATTGTTGAGTCAAAAAGGGCTGTTAATGAGAATTTGCTTATTAATTTTAAACATGGAATAAAGATAGGAAGGGAAATCTTTAAGTTGAAATCTTATGTAATGCTTAGCAATACTTCTGTTAAGTTAGTTTTAACGGAAGGTAAAAATAGGGAGATTCGAAAAGTTTTTTTAAGTAAGAATATTTTTTTAAAGAAAATTCACAGAATTAGAATAGGTAATATTAAATTGGATGATTTAAAAGAAGGGCAAATTAAGGTTTTGTCTTTAGCTAAGATTAATAAATTCAAGACACAAATTTTGGGAGAATATTAA
- the cmk gene encoding (d)CMP kinase, whose translation MVIAIDGPSASGKSSIAKALGVRLGFKFISSGYFYRIITLIAQRFSLNEYDLLSESKILELVSQNDIKFNGVDFLLNGINVISHILNERIDFQVSLYSSYIGVRNIVNKKLREIVKLEDDNYIIEGRDITTVVFPEAEVKIYLDASVKVRALRRYNQRSDYITLNELEQALERRDEIDQNKEYGKLKLDKEVFYIDTSYKCLDDVCNVIIKTFNLKKK comes from the coding sequence ATGGTAATAGCAATTGATGGCCCGTCAGCTTCGGGTAAAAGCTCGATTGCAAAAGCATTGGGGGTAAGATTAGGTTTTAAGTTTATTAGCTCTGGTTATTTTTATAGGATAATAACTTTGATTGCTCAAAGGTTTTCACTAAACGAATATGATTTGCTTAGTGAGAGTAAAATTTTGGAACTTGTATCACAAAATGATATCAAATTTAATGGTGTTGATTTTTTGCTTAATGGTATAAATGTTATAAGTCATATTTTAAATGAAAGAATAGATTTTCAAGTTTCTCTTTATTCTTCTTATATAGGTGTTAGAAATATTGTTAATAAAAAATTAAGAGAAATAGTTAAATTAGAGGATGATAATTATATAATAGAGGGTAGGGATATTACTACTGTAGTATTTCCAGAAGCTGAGGTCAAGATTTATCTTGATGCTTCTGTTAAAGTGCGGGCTTTAAGACGGTATAATCAAAGGAGTGATTATATAACTTTAAATGAGTTAGAGCAAGCACTAGAGAGACGGGATGAAATTGATCAAAATAAAGAGTATGGTAAATTGAAATTGGATAAGGAAGTGTTTTATATTGATACGAGCTATAAATGCTTAGATGATGTATGTAATGTTATCATAAAGACGTTTAATTTGAAAAAAAAGTGA
- a CDS encoding tetratricopeptide repeat protein: MEPNKLINKSINYYNSHKYSDVVKLLEKEIFIYKNYYFYHYILGMSYLRMGNLGTAQTYLKKAYTLNPTEPDVKQSIAILLAAQGKEDKAIQIWLKMIEENQEIQRSEFSLETIRKNPIQGALFLNKNKIYTKLFPEIKVATGQNLSKLTRTLLTIASLAFLLTAIFLLIHSKGTIKLTLNNSKVKEKKAINNIAAYIDDIKINDKEKIENHEGQFVFILTETEIRNSFQKIKTHLKQGKDNFARIEINKILNSNASESIKLKAKNLASFISRPNFITFDDYLVLKEIKKNPLIYSNVYVKWEGIANNIEKKDNITYFDFYVGYNKNALEGIITTKTTFDIDINFKDYVEILGQIDYDYNTNILTLNAITIRKIEKQKN, translated from the coding sequence ATGGAACCTAATAAACTTATTAATAAATCTATTAATTATTATAACTCTCACAAATATTCAGACGTAGTAAAACTTTTAGAAAAGGAAATTTTCATTTATAAAAATTACTATTTTTATCATTACATTTTAGGAATGTCTTATCTTCGAATGGGAAATTTAGGAACTGCTCAAACATATCTAAAGAAAGCTTACACTTTAAATCCAACAGAACCAGATGTAAAGCAATCAATCGCAATACTATTAGCAGCTCAAGGCAAAGAAGATAAGGCTATACAAATATGGCTTAAAATGATAGAAGAGAATCAAGAAATACAACGATCAGAATTCTCCCTAGAAACCATTAGAAAAAATCCTATTCAAGGAGCACTATTCCTTAATAAAAACAAAATATATACCAAGCTATTTCCAGAAATCAAAGTAGCAACGGGACAAAATTTATCTAAATTAACAAGAACATTACTAACAATAGCAAGTCTTGCATTCTTATTGACAGCAATATTCTTACTCATACATTCAAAAGGAACAATTAAGCTGACATTAAATAACTCTAAAGTAAAAGAGAAAAAAGCTATTAACAATATTGCGGCATACATTGATGATATTAAAATAAATGACAAAGAAAAAATTGAAAACCATGAAGGACAATTTGTATTTATACTTACTGAAACTGAAATCAGAAATTCATTTCAAAAAATAAAAACTCACCTAAAGCAAGGCAAAGATAATTTTGCAAGAATTGAAATAAATAAAATATTAAATTCAAATGCATCAGAATCAATTAAACTTAAAGCTAAAAATCTTGCAAGTTTTATCTCAAGGCCTAATTTTATCACATTCGACGATTATTTAGTTCTAAAAGAAATCAAAAAAAATCCATTAATTTACTCAAATGTATATGTCAAATGGGAAGGAATTGCAAACAATATTGAAAAGAAAGACAACATAACTTACTTTGACTTTTACGTAGGATATAATAAAAATGCTCTTGAAGGCATTATAACAACAAAAACAACCTTTGATATTGATATCAATTTTAAAGATTACGTTGAAATACTAGGACAAATAGACTATGACTATAACACAAACATATTAACCCTAAATGCAATTACGATACGCAAGATAGAAAAACAAAAAAACTAA
- the greA gene encoding transcription elongation factor GreA, whose protein sequence is MSNITIERLDNILQEDKWTRIVVNNYSLAKIRELDELIDSIISENLTEEALDICGKHLKDVKKSIAGLYISGMLIYSRRPLNDMSLLTVVDLFSQNLKWSLVEHICHKMLLTSENKHALYTLAKIYSQNNENDKLPDIWMRIVEADVDDTVCVRQLATHYENIDLQKSIYFFRKAIYRFIDKKQMSGIREVWSKLIRYVSDDFDSFLLILQKVEKELGFKKVVVLYEDLYEHYSVSENIDETIEILKGILKLDNKNQKARENLVLFLREKYKDVKNIEEYLEKSDLENLDKNFIDVYSDFEKYLFFAKGNFVYHQTWFVGIVKDVNEQGIVVDFVSKRRHFISFDMAISALSPLKKEDIRVLKAIKPKEELVENLKRDVEWALRIIIKSYKSIDLKGIKRELVPSLMTQSAWNAWSVKAKQILKDNPHFVMASGKADCYIYNERASNFNEKIYDKFKVEKDFYKRYEIFMHYCTAGSVVKDLHVEEEMLNYFLIYVNNFAKVDHYVISSYVILKSLKNSERGGAFKINIEKDISLEVLLREYPKDIVDLFDSILNAEIKKELVSLIKDELVDWVVYYKQLFPCYVNKKLIDSLYKEDIKETADLFNYVIKNYKVYKDAYIWLLKHYTSYSLDLDYSDSELLINLIKILTDSVVKINNKNNSVANKRIYKMVMNLLIKDKYLSIVLNNVMDEELAKRIYMTCFYIRDFPPKDLLHIKTAIRSVFIDLEFEDEKMQSSGDKVEIGFLTILSSLSKKQKELQYLKDVEIPENSKEIGKARELGDLKENAEYHSAKERQQFLTKRLNSLMSEIDVAKVIDTKELQSFVVGFGTKVTMINKDTKREESYLIFGPWESNPDEGIISYKSPFGENLLDAKEGDNLDFVINDTHFQYYVKKIEPAKIN, encoded by the coding sequence ATGTCTAATATTACTATAGAAAGATTAGATAATATCTTGCAGGAGGATAAATGGACAAGGATAGTTGTTAATAATTATTCTCTTGCCAAGATAAGGGAATTGGATGAATTAATAGATAGTATAATTTCTGAAAATTTAACAGAAGAAGCTTTAGATATTTGTGGTAAACATTTAAAGGATGTAAAGAAAAGTATTGCTGGTCTTTATATTTCAGGCATGCTTATATATAGTAGAAGGCCACTTAATGATATGAGTTTGCTTACAGTAGTAGACTTGTTTTCACAGAATTTGAAGTGGTCTCTTGTTGAACATATATGTCACAAGATGCTTTTAACTTCTGAAAATAAGCATGCACTCTATACGCTTGCAAAGATATATTCGCAAAATAATGAGAATGATAAACTTCCAGATATTTGGATGCGCATTGTTGAAGCTGATGTTGATGATACTGTATGTGTAAGGCAACTTGCTACGCATTATGAGAATATTGATTTGCAGAAATCAATATATTTTTTTAGAAAGGCTATTTACCGTTTTATCGATAAAAAACAAATGTCAGGTATTAGAGAGGTGTGGTCTAAATTGATCAGATATGTTTCTGATGATTTTGATTCTTTTCTTCTTATACTTCAAAAAGTTGAGAAAGAGCTCGGATTTAAAAAGGTTGTTGTTCTTTATGAAGATTTATATGAACATTATTCTGTAAGTGAGAATATTGATGAGACAATAGAGATTTTGAAGGGAATTTTAAAGCTTGACAATAAAAATCAAAAAGCAAGAGAAAATTTAGTTCTCTTTTTAAGAGAAAAATATAAAGACGTTAAAAATATTGAAGAATATCTTGAAAAGTCTGATCTTGAAAATTTGGATAAAAATTTTATTGATGTTTATTCTGATTTTGAGAAATATTTATTTTTTGCTAAGGGTAATTTTGTATATCATCAAACCTGGTTTGTAGGAATAGTTAAGGATGTAAATGAACAAGGTATTGTGGTTGATTTTGTTTCTAAACGAAGACATTTTATTAGTTTTGATATGGCTATATCTGCACTATCTCCTCTTAAGAAAGAAGATATTCGAGTTTTAAAGGCGATTAAACCAAAAGAAGAGCTTGTAGAGAATCTGAAGAGAGATGTTGAATGGGCCTTAAGGATAATTATTAAAAGCTATAAGTCAATTGATCTTAAAGGGATAAAAAGAGAACTTGTTCCAAGCTTAATGACTCAGAGTGCGTGGAATGCTTGGAGTGTAAAAGCTAAACAAATTCTAAAAGATAATCCCCATTTTGTTATGGCATCTGGAAAAGCCGATTGTTATATATATAATGAGCGAGCTTCTAATTTTAATGAAAAGATTTATGATAAATTTAAAGTAGAAAAGGATTTTTATAAAAGATATGAAATTTTTATGCACTATTGTACCGCTGGTAGTGTTGTAAAGGATTTACATGTTGAAGAGGAAATGCTTAATTACTTTTTGATTTATGTTAATAATTTTGCAAAAGTTGATCATTATGTTATAAGTTCTTATGTAATACTTAAATCTTTAAAAAATTCTGAGAGGGGTGGTGCTTTTAAGATTAATATTGAAAAAGATATTAGTTTGGAGGTTCTCTTAAGGGAGTATCCCAAGGATATAGTTGATCTTTTTGATTCAATCTTGAATGCGGAGATTAAAAAGGAGTTGGTATCCTTAATCAAGGATGAATTAGTTGATTGGGTTGTTTATTATAAGCAGCTTTTTCCTTGTTATGTTAATAAAAAATTGATAGATTCTCTTTATAAAGAAGATATAAAAGAGACAGCAGATCTTTTTAACTATGTCATAAAAAATTATAAAGTTTATAAAGATGCTTATATTTGGCTTTTAAAGCATTATACTTCGTATTCGCTTGATTTAGATTATTCTGATTCAGAATTATTAATAAATTTGATCAAAATTTTAACAGATAGTGTTGTTAAGATTAATAATAAAAATAATTCTGTCGCTAACAAGAGAATTTATAAAATGGTAATGAATCTTTTAATTAAGGATAAATATCTTAGTATTGTTTTAAATAATGTCATGGATGAAGAGCTTGCCAAAAGAATATATATGACTTGTTTTTATATAAGAGATTTTCCCCCAAAGGATCTTTTACATATTAAAACTGCAATAAGAAGTGTGTTTATTGATCTTGAATTTGAAGATGAGAAAATGCAATCTTCGGGGGATAAAGTCGAGATAGGATTTTTAACTATTTTAAGTTCTCTTAGTAAGAAGCAAAAGGAATTGCAGTATTTAAAGGATGTAGAAATACCTGAAAATTCTAAAGAAATTGGGAAGGCCCGTGAACTTGGTGATTTGAAAGAAAATGCAGAATATCACTCTGCAAAGGAAAGACAACAGTTTTTAACAAAGAGATTAAATTCTCTTATGTCAGAAATAGATGTTGCAAAAGTTATTGACACTAAAGAACTTCAAAGCTTTGTTGTTGGGTTTGGAACAAAAGTTACTATGATTAATAAAGATACAAAAAGGGAAGAGTCTTATTTGATATTTGGACCTTGGGAGTCAAATCCTGACGAAGGCATTATATCATATAAATCCCCTTTTGGAGAAAATTTGTTAGATGCAAAAGAAGGTGATAATCTTGATTTTGTAATAAATGATACTCATTTTCAATACTATGTTAAAAAGATAGAACCTGCCAAAATTAATTAG
- a CDS encoding tetratricopeptide repeat protein has product MFKNKFFIGILAVIVFVGIVICFYSSMDVDYVKAGGEVVENLERDLNLYLRAKNIEEKIELESKIEESINKRNDVAYEFLSRFYLVRSTYFQSKGLYKEALEDLDIVIDSKWIERELAYLNKAVIYEKMGQVDNALIIYDKLIKQTKLDFIKIRALLGKAVLSETRDKKLAIDIYSEIANFSYENNLYVNIAKNKLLQFR; this is encoded by the coding sequence ATGTTTAAAAATAAATTTTTTATAGGTATTTTGGCAGTTATTGTTTTTGTGGGAATTGTTATTTGTTTTTATAGTTCTATGGATGTAGATTATGTGAAGGCAGGAGGGGAAGTAGTAGAAAATCTTGAGAGGGATTTAAATCTTTATTTAAGAGCAAAAAATATTGAAGAGAAGATAGAATTGGAGTCTAAGATAGAAGAGTCTATAAATAAGAGAAACGATGTTGCTTATGAATTTCTTTCACGGTTTTATCTTGTCCGATCTACTTATTTTCAAAGTAAAGGTTTATACAAAGAAGCTCTTGAGGATTTAGATATTGTTATTGATTCAAAATGGATTGAAAGAGAACTTGCCTATCTTAATAAAGCTGTGATTTACGAAAAAATGGGGCAGGTGGATAATGCTTTAATCATATATGATAAACTGATTAAGCAAACCAAATTAGATTTTATTAAAATTAGAGCTCTGCTTGGTAAGGCAGTATTAAGTGAAACTAGAGATAAAAAATTGGCTATTGATATATACTCAGAGATTGCTAATTTTTCTTATGAAAATAACTTATATGTTAATATTGCCAAGAATAAGCTTTTGCAGTTTAGATGA
- the recA gene encoding recombinase RecA, protein MSKLKDKIDDSLNDRLNREKAIELARIQIEKDFGKGSLIKMGESPVGKGIESIPSGSILLDEAIGVGGYPRGRIIEIFGPESSGKTTLTLQAISEVQKNGGIAAFIDAEHALDPVYAKALGVNIDELWLSQPDTGEQALEIAEYLIRSGGVDLIVVDSVAALTPQAEIDGEMGDCQIGLQARLMSKALRKITGILSKSKTCIMFINQLRMKIGVMFGNPETTTGGNALKFYSSLRLEVRKIEQVTGSAADDVIGNKVRVKVVKNKVAPPFRKIELVIYFGKGISREASILDASIKYKLIQKIGSWYSIGDDKLGQGRESAIIYLIKEKELTNELEVKLRKIIFEGLSLDSIEIGLPNVKKDKE, encoded by the coding sequence ATGTCGAAATTAAAAGATAAAATAGATGATTCTTTAAATGATAGATTAAATAGAGAAAAGGCCATTGAGCTTGCTAGAATTCAAATAGAGAAGGATTTTGGGAAAGGAAGTCTTATTAAGATGGGAGAGTCTCCTGTGGGTAAAGGCATAGAGAGCATACCTAGTGGTTCTATTTTGCTTGATGAGGCAATTGGTGTTGGAGGATATCCAAGGGGAAGAATAATAGAAATTTTTGGCCCTGAATCTTCTGGAAAAACCACTTTAACTCTTCAAGCAATTTCTGAAGTTCAAAAAAATGGTGGAATAGCAGCTTTTATTGATGCTGAACATGCTCTTGATCCTGTTTATGCAAAAGCTTTGGGTGTCAATATTGATGAACTTTGGCTTAGTCAACCTGATACTGGGGAACAAGCTCTTGAGATTGCTGAATATTTAATTAGAAGTGGTGGAGTTGATTTGATTGTTGTTGATTCTGTTGCAGCTTTAACGCCACAAGCAGAGATTGATGGAGAAATGGGTGATTGTCAGATTGGGCTTCAAGCAAGATTAATGAGCAAGGCTTTAAGAAAGATTACGGGTATACTTTCAAAGTCTAAGACTTGTATTATGTTTATCAATCAACTAAGAATGAAAATCGGTGTAATGTTTGGCAATCCAGAAACTACTACTGGAGGAAATGCTTTAAAATTTTATTCTTCTCTTCGTCTTGAGGTTAGGAAAATTGAACAGGTAACGGGGAGTGCTGCAGATGATGTTATTGGGAATAAGGTAAGAGTTAAGGTTGTGAAAAATAAAGTAGCACCTCCTTTTCGTAAAATCGAGCTTGTGATTTATTTTGGAAAAGGTATTTCACGTGAAGCTAGCATATTAGATGCTTCGATTAAATATAAGTTGATACAAAAAATAGGTTCTTGGTATTCTATAGGAGATGATAAATTAGGACAAGGTAGAGAAAGTGCTATTATTTATCTCATTAAAGAAAAAGAACTTACTAATGAACTTGAGGTTAAACTTAGAAAGATAATTTTTGAAGGCTTAAGTCTAGATTCTATTGAAATTGGACTACCTAATGTTAAAAAAGATAAAGAATAG